In Salvelinus alpinus chromosome 30, SLU_Salpinus.1, whole genome shotgun sequence, a single genomic region encodes these proteins:
- the LOC139560263 gene encoding GTPase IMAP family member 8-like: MADAASSTDEVSSLRIVLLGKNDDKKITVGNMILRKEAFRPNRFFNYKQPCESASGKVNGKSVTVVKTPDFSTPRLTVQSLMEEMEKCKSLSAPGPHGVLLVLKPEEFTEENRNTVKLILSIFGKEAFKHSMVIITHRKGVTGNPHLSQMIEECGGRHHEMYKQGSDNKELTEKIEKMVEENEWRYLTSNEETTHDTMTPKAQRLNMVLCGRRGAGKTSIANVILGQTESSPKSSSSSVCVMREGEVCGRPVTLIELPALYGTHLTQEEVMRETFHCVSLCDSGVHAFLLVVPLGPLTDEDKGELEIIQKILSSRVNAFAMVLFRQDNIPVDKTAVDFVEQNADTKQLIKICGGRYKIFDALKIDNAKQTTELVAEIVKMMDQNRTCYTLYMYMEAKHQSELDQNRRIKDLEERIRNMTQGAEMECSSTECIRVVLIGKTGNGKSASANTILGRDEFDSESSTDSVTTVCKKAVGKVDGITVSVVDTPGLFDTTLSNKDVQQEIVKCVSLSAPGPHVFIIVLSVGRITQEELDTLDLIETTFGPRAGMFCLVLFTRGDDLKKKSIQDYIGNSKNAKLKKLIRDCGDRLHVFNNNDDNNRTQVTELLKKINEMVSMNKGSFYTNEMFQEAEAAIKQKQEAILKERETEIKADMEKLKVSHETDMEKMKSKLEEERLKVQEERQLRENILREREEAIRKEHEEKEKAEKEERQLEDKKRKEDEKLKKEIWDTEKYEMEKEIKTQEMKLEKQQREKEEEFNMKMERQRKEEKEKQERQINKDFTFEKLKKAEMERRATEEDERRKNEEKERQEWQRKIKEAEKSQTEIMQRNKREWEEQLNTVINRQQHREMLWRQNEVETVVEQEKKQRRLREQFEREREQERIKMKQSEEQRREIEQKEREKIAKDFEEKRKELTDKMTMQQEQWERERSEEQERRLQEDVNRRVEDTLRLRKLEETFQQEREEENMRKEKEDKVRREQEKNLKEMRAEHERETKEKKDKYEQEARRHAEEMNNFKEKYKNDFQRFEEEKEKLIQKHKEEYDLLNALYGHNKTQLTEKTSDLNKKHEEEKKHLNRCVLQ, translated from the exons TGTCTTCACTCAGGATTGTGCTTCTGGGGAAGAATGATGACAAGAAGATTACAGTGGGTAACATGATCCTTCGGAAAGAGGCTTTTAGGCCTAATCGTTTCTTCAACTATAAACAGCCATGTGAGTCAGCCAGTGGGAAGGTGAATGGCAAGTCTGTTACTGTTGTAAAGACTCCAGACTTCTCTACTCCACGTCTGACTGTGCAGTCCCtaatggaggagatggagaaatGTAAGTCCCTCTCTGCTCCTGGGCCTCATGGGGTCCTGCTGGTGTTGAAGCCTGAGGAGttcacagaggagaacagaaacaCAGTCAAGTTGATCCTGAGCATATTTGGTAAAGAGGCCTTCAAGCACTCAATGGTGATCATTACTCACCGCAAGGGAGTCACAGGAAATCCTCATCTGAGTCAAATGATCGAAGAATGTGGAGGAAGGCATCATGAAATGTACAAACAAGGAAGTGACAACAAAGAGTTAACTGAAAAGATAGAAAAGATGGTAGAGGAGAATGAATGGAGATACCTCACCTCCAATGAAGAGACGACACATGATACCATGACACCAAAGGCTCAGAGACTGAACATGGTTCTGTGTGGCAGAAGAGGAGCTGGGAAGACTTCTATAGCCAATGTCATACTGGGTCAGACAGAGTCCAGTCCAAAATCCAGCTCCTCCTCAGTGTGTGtgatgagagaaggagaggtgtgtGGTCGGCCTGTCACCCTCATCGAGCTGCCTGCTCTGTATGGAACACATCTCACTCAGGAGGAAGTGATGCGTGAGACTTtccactgtgtctctctctgtgactctggagtccatgctttcctcctggtcGTACCTTTGGGTCCACTCACTGATGAAGACAAAGGAGAGTTGGAGATCATTCAGAAGATACTCAGCTCACGAGTCAATGCCTTTGCCATGGTCCTGTTTAGACAGGATAACATTCCAGTTGATAAAACTGCAGTTGACTTTGTGGAACAAAATGCAGACACAAAGCAACTGATCAAGATATGCGGAGGGCGATATAAAATCTTTGATGCTTTGAAGATTGATAACGCCAAGCAAACGACAGAACTTGTAGCAGAAATAGTCAAAATGATGGATCAGAACAGAACCTGCTACACTCTGTACATGTACATGGAGGCTAAACACCAATCAGAACTGGACCAGAACAGAAGAATCAAGGATTTAGAGGAGAGAATCAGGAACATGACACAAG GTGCTGAAATGGAGTGTTCCAGCACAGAGTGCATAAGGGTGGTGCTGATTGGGAAAACTGGAAATGGGAAGAGCGCCTCTGCAAACACTATCCTGGGCAGAGATGAATTTGATTCTGAATCCAGCACTGATTCTGTGACAACAGTTTGCAAGAAGGCAGTCGGCAAAGTTGATGGAATAACAGTTTCTGTGGTGGACACACCTGGCCTTTTTGACACAACACTGTCTAATAAAGATGTTCAGCAAGAGATAGTGAAATGTGTTTCCCTGTCAGCTCCTGGACCCCATGTGTTTATCATAGTGTTGAGTGTCGGGAGAATCACACAGGAGGAGCTGGACACTTTGGATCTCATAGAGACAACCTTTGGTCCACGGGCAGGAATGTTCTGCTTAGTTCTGTttactagaggagatgacttgaaAAAGAAATCAATTCAAGATTACATTGGGAACAGCAAGAATGCCAAACTGAAAAAACTGATCCGAGATTGTGGAGACAGACTCCATGTCTTCAACAACAACGACGACAATAACCGCACACAGGTCACTGAGCTTCTTAAGAAGATTAACGAAATGGTGTCCATGAACAAGGGCAGTTTCTACACCAATGAGATGTTCCAGGAGGCAGAGGCAGCCATTAAACAAAAACAGGAAGCaatactgaaggagagagagacggagataaaGGCTGACATGGAGAAACTGAAGGTTAGCCATGAAACAGACATGGAAAAGATGAAATCAAAGTTGGAAGAGGAGAGATTGAAAGTTCAGGAGGAAAGACAGCTGAGAGAAaacattttgagagagagagaagaagctaTTAGAAAAGAGCATGAAGAAAAGGAGAAAGCAGAGAAGGAAGAAAGACagttggaggacaaaaaaaggaaAGAAGATGAAAAGTTGAAAAAAGAAATATGGGACACAGAAAAGTATGAAATGGAAAAAGAGATAAAAACTCAGGAAATGAAGTTGGAGAAGCAACAAAGAGAAAAGGAAGAAGAATTTAACATGAAgatggaaagacagagaaaggaagagaaagaAAAACAAGAACGGCAAATAAATAAAGATTTTACATTTGAAAAATTAAAAAAGGCAGAAATGGAAAGGAGAGCGACAGAAGAGGATGAGAGAAGAAAGAatgaagagaaagaaagacaagaGTGGCAAAGAAAAATAAAGGAAGCAGAGAAAAGTCAAACAGAAATCATGCAGAGAAATAAAAGGGAATGGGAGGAACAATTAAATACAGTAATAAACAGACAACAGCATAGAGAAATGTTGTGGCGACAGAATGAGGTAGAAACTGTTGTAGAACAAGAGAAAAAACAGAGGAGATTGAGAGAGCAgtttgaaagagagagggaacaagagagaATAAAGATGAAGCAATcagaagagcagaggagagaaatagagcagaaagaaagagaaaaaatagCAAAAGACTTTGAAGAAAAGAGGAAAGAGTTGACAGACAAAATGACAATGCAACAAGAGCAGTGGGAGAGAGAACGTAGCGAGGAACAGGAAAGAAGACTGCAAGAGGATGTAAATCGAAGAGTGGAGGATACACTAAGACTAAGAAAACTGGAGGAAACATTTCAACAAGAACGTGAAGAAGAAAACATGAGGAAGGAGAAGGAAGATAAAGTCAGGAGAGAACAAGAGAAGAATTTGAAGGAAATGAGGGCAGAGCATGAAAGAGAAACAAAAGAAAAGAAGGATAAATATGAACAAGAGGCCAGAAGACATGCAGAGGAAATGAATAACTTTAAAGAGAAATATAAAAATGACTTCCAGAGATttgaagaagagaaggagaaacTAATACAAAAGCACAAAGAGGAGTATGATCTTTTGAATGCTCTATATGGTCATAATAAAACACAACTGACTGAGAAAACCAGTGACTTGAATAAGAAGCATGAGGAAGAGAAAAAGCACCTGAACAGATGTGTTTTACAGTGA
- the LOC139560262 gene encoding uncharacterized protein: MNTVFIFFSISEGSVDAGGVSASEAVGRERVVEHSHTETCHTGGQDLPSEHAGSVSIPEAQRCKSVEILPPKLSESPTELRIVLLGKNGSEKSAVGNFILEREAFDLNCVQNHCERARGHVEGRHIAVINTPDLLDPHISHDKLSEELRCCVTLSDPGPHLFLLVLQPEEFTQEEGDRIKTILDTLSDQSFDYSMVLTTHEDKRGHMDEDHPLNQMVRACRGRQHLSDHTQLMADVDKIVKENGGDHLTCDVFEDTTRVMVQGKEEIHRSKTDGSLKSSSEEQLGKDVSEQGESAQLDKWEKIREIGLVSLKQERRKPSGRHEKLSSLRILLLGKSDDKKSTVGNMILRKEAFRPAHFFNYKQPCDSASGEVNGKSVTVVKTPDFFAPRLTVESLMEEMENCKSLSAPGPHGVLLVLKPEEFTEKNRTTFKLILSIFGKEAIKHSMVIITHEGVAGNPHLSPMIEECGGRHHEMYKQGSDHKELTEKIEKMVEENEWRYLTYNEETTHDTMTPKAQRLNMVLCGRRGAGKTSIANVILGQTESSPKSSSSSVCVKREGEVCGLPVTLIELPALYGTHLTQEEVMRETFHCVSLCDSGVHAFLLVVPLGPLTDEDKGELETIQKILSSRVNAFNMVLFRQDYIPVDKTAVDFVEQNADTKQLIKICGGRYKIFDALKIENAKQTTELVAEIVKMMDQNRTCYTLYMYMEAKHQSELEEKNRRIKDLEERIRNMSQGAEMECSSTECIRVVLIGKTGNGKSASANTILGRDEFESESSPDSVTTVCKKAVGKVDGRTVAVVDTPGLFDTTLSNKDVQQEIVKCVSLSAPGPHVFIIVLSIGRITQEELDTLDLIETTFGPRAGMFCLVLFTRGDDLKNKSIQDYIGKSKHDKLKKLIRDCGDRFHVFNNNNNNNRTQVTELLKKINKMVSMNKGSFYTNEMFQEAEAAIKQKQEAILKEREMEIKADMEKLKVSHETDMEKMKSKLEEERLKVQEERQLREKLLREREEAIRKEHEDKEKAEKEERELEDKKRKKDEKLKKEIWDTEKEKMEKEIQTQEIKLKNLQREKEEEYKMRMEKLRKEEKDKEEQLQNQERKFDKLKREQEEEIKRREKEEDERRKKDEKERQEWQRKIKEAEKGQTELQEVMRREKEEWEEQLKKERDRQQEEERLRRQKEADTLVEQEKKQRILREQFEREREQDRIKMKQSEEQRREIEQKEREKIEKDFEEKRRELTDKMTMQQEQWEKERGEEQERRFKEDVNRGVEERLRLRKLEETFQQEREEENMRKEKEDKVRKEQEENKWKEMRAEHERETKEMMDKYEQEARRHAEEINNFKEKYENDIQRFEEEKEKLIQKHKEEYDLLIALYGHDKTKLTEEINDLNKKHEEEIKHLYRCVVQ; encoded by the exons ATGAACactgtgtttatttttttttccATTTCAGAGGGATCTGTGGATGCTGGTGGCGTTTCTGCTTCTGAAGCCGTTGGACGTGAGAGAGTGGTGGAACATAGTCATACAGAGACCTGTCACACAGGGGGACAGGACCTGCCTTCAGAACATGCAGGCTCTG TCTCGATTCCAGAGGCCCAGAGATGCAAAAGTGTGGAAATATTGCCCCCAAAGT TGTCTGAAAGTCCTACAGAGCTAAGGATTGTGCTGCTCGGCAAGAATGGCTCTGAGAAGAGTGCTGTTGGGAACTTCATCCTGGAAAGAGAGGCATTTGACCTTAACTGTGTACAAAACCACTGTGAGAGAGCCAGGGGTCATGTGGAGGGAAGACACATAGCTGTAATCAATACTCCAGACCTGTTAGACCCTCACATCTCACATGACAAACTCTCAGAGGAACTGCGTTGCTGTGTCACTCTGTCTGACCCGGGACCTCATCTGTTCCTGTTGGTGCTGCAGCCTGAGGAGTTCACACAAGAAGAGGGAGACAGAATCAAGACAATCCTAGACACCCTCAGTGACCAGTCCTTTGACTACTCAATGGTACTGACAACTCATGAAGACAAGAGGGGACACATGGATGAGGATCACCCTCTGAATCAGATGGTCAGAGCCTGTAGAGGGAGGCAGCACCTCAGTGACCACACTCAACTTATGGCAGATGTTGACAAGATTGTAAAGGAGAATGGAGGAGACCATCTCACCTGTGATGTATTTGAAGATACTACAAGGGTCATGGTACAAGGGAAAGAGGAAATCCACAGGAGTAAAACTGATGGAAGTCTCAAATCTTCCTCTGAGGAACAACTTGGAAAGGATGTTTCGGAACAAGGTGAATCAGCACAATTGGACAAATGGGAGAAAATTAGAGAAATTG GACTGGTATCACTTAAGCAAGAAAGACGGAAGCCATCAGGTAGACATGAAAAAT TGTCTTCACTCAGGATTCTGCTTCTGGGGAAGAGCGACGACAAGAAGAGTACTGTTGGTAACATGATCCTACGGAAAGAGGCTTTTAGGCCTGCTCATTTCTTCAACTATAAACAGCCATGTGATTCAGCCAGTGGGGAGGTGAATGGCAAGTCTGTTACTGTTGTAAAGACTCCAGACTTCTTTGCTCCACGTCTGACTGTGGAGTCCctgatggaggagatggagaatTGTAAGTCCCTCTCTGCTCCTGGGCCTCATGGGGTCCTGCTGGTGTTGAAGCCTGAGGAGTTCACGGAGAAGAACAGAACCACATTCAAGTTGATCCTGAGTATATTTGGTAAAGAGGCCATCAAGCACTCAATGGTGATCATTACTCACGAGGGAGTTGCAGGAAATCCTCATTTGAGTCCAATGATCGAAGAATGTGGAGGAAGGCATCATGAAATGTACAAACAAGGAAGTGACCACAAAGAGTTAACCGAAAAGATAGAAAAGATGGTAGAGGAGAATGAATGGAGATACCTCACCTACAATGAAGAGACAACACATGATACCATGACACCAAAGGCTCAGAGACTGAACATGGTTCTATGTGGCAGAAGAGGAGCTGGGAAGACTTCTATAGCCAATGTCATACTGGGTCAGACAGAGTCCAGTCCAAAGTCCAGCTCCTCCTCAGTGTGtgtgaagagagaaggagaggtgtgtGGGTTGCCAGTCACCCTTATCGAGCTTCCTGCTCTGTATGGAACACATCTCACTCAGGAGGAAGTGATGCGTGAGACTTtccactgtgtctctctctgtgactctggagtccatgctttcctcctggtcGTACCTTTGGGTCCACTCACTGATGAAGACAAAGGAGAGTTGGAGACCATCCAGAAGATTCTCAGCTCACGAGTCAATGCCTTTAACATGGTCCTGTTTAGACAGGATTACATTCCAGTTGATAAAACTGCAGTTGACTTTGTGGAACAAAATGCAGACACAAAGCAACTGATCAAGATATGCGGAGGGCGATATAAAATCTTTGATGCTTTGAAGATTGAGAACGCCAAGCAGACGACAGAACTTGTAGCAGAAATAGTCAAAATGATGGATCAGAACAGAACCTGCTACACTCTGTACATGTACATGGAGGCTAAACACCAATCAGAACTGGAGGAAAAGAACAGAAGAATCAAGGATTTAGAGGAGAGAATCAGGAACATGTCACAAG GTGCTGAAATGGAGTGTTCCAGCACAGAGTGCATAAGGGTGGTGCTGATTGGGAAAACTGGAAATGGGAAGAGCGCCTCCGCAAACACTATCCTGGGCAGAGATGAATTTGAGTCTGAATCCAGCCCTGATTCTGTGACAACAGTTTGCAAGAAGGCAGTCGGCAAAGTTGATGGAAGAACAGTTGCTGTGGTGGACACCCCTGGTCTTTTTGACACAACATTGTCTAATAAAGATGTTCAGCAAGAGATAGTGAAATGTGTTTCCCTGTCAGCTCCTGGACCCCATGTGTTTATCATAGTGTTGAGTATCGGGAGAATCACTCAAGAGGAGCTGGACACTTTGGACCTCATAGAGACAACCTTTGGTCCACGGGCAGGAATGTTCTGCTTAGTTCTGTttactagaggagatgacttgaaAAATAAATCAATTCAAGATTACATTGGGAAAAGCAAGCATGACAAACTGAAAAAACTGATCCGAGATTGTGGAGACAGATTCCATgtcttcaacaacaacaacaacaataaccgcACACAGGTCACTGAGCTTCTTAAGAAGATTAACAAAATGGTGTCCATGAACAAGGGCAGTTTCTACACCAATGAGATGTTCCAGGAGGCAGAGGCAGCCATTAAACAAAAACAGGAAGCaatactgaaggagagagagatggagataaaagcTGACATGGAGAAACTGAAAGTTAGCCATGAAACAGACATGGAAAAGATGAAGTCAAAGTTGGAAGAGGAGAGATTGAAAGTTCAGGAGGAAAGACAGCTGAGAGAAaaactgttgagagagagagaggaagctatTAGAAAAGAGCATGAAGACAAGGAGAAAGCAGAGAAGGAAGAAAGAGagttggaggacaaaaaaaggaaAAAAGATGAAAAGTTGAAAAAAGAAATATGGGACACAGAAAAAGAGAAGATGGAAAAAGAGATACAAACTCAGGAAATAAAGTTGAAAAACCTCCAAAGAGAAAAGGAAGAAGAATATAAAATGAGGATGGAAAAACTgagaaaagaagagaaagacaaagaaGAACAACTTCAAAATCAAGAAAGGAAGTTTGATAAACTAAAAAGGGAACAGGAGGAAGAAattaaaaggagagagaaagaagaggatgagaggagaaagAAGGACGAGAAAGAAAGACAAGAGTGGCAAAGAAAAATAAAGGAAGCAGAGAAAGGTCAAACAGAACTCCAAGAGGTCATGCGTAGAGAaaaagaggaatgggaggaacagttgaagaaagaaagagacagacaacAGGAAGAAGAAAGGCTGAGGAGACAGAAGGAGGCAGACACTCTTGTAGAACAAGAGAAAAAACAGAGGATATTGAGAGAGCAgtttgaaagagagagggaacaagaTAGAATAAAGATGAAGCAATcagaagagcagaggagagaaatagagcagaaagaaagagaaaaaattgaaaaagactttgaagaaaagaggagagagttgaCAGACAAAATGACAATGCAACAAGAGCAGTGGGAGAAAGAACGTGGAGAGGAACAGGAAAGAAGATTTAAAGAGGATGTAAAtcgaggagtggaggagagactaAGACTAAGAAAACTGGAGGAAACATTTCAACAAGAACGTGAAGAAGAAAACATGAGGAAGGAGAAGGAAGATAAAGTCAGGAAAGAACAAGAAGAGAATAAATGGAAGGAAATGAGGGCAGAGCATGAAAGGGAAACAAAAGAAATGATGGATAAATATGAACAAGAGGCCAGAAGACATGCAGAGGAGATTAATAACTTTAAAGAGAAATATGAAAATGACATCCAGAGATttgaagaagagaaggagaaacTAATACAAAAGCACAAAGAGGAGTATGATCTTTTGATTGCTCTATATGGTCATGATAAAACAAAACTGACTGAGGAAATCAATGACTTGAATAAGAAGCATGAGGAAGAGATAAAGCACCTGTACAGATGTGTTGTACAGTGA